The DNA window GGCATGTAATGCAGGGCCAACAGCAGCGCTCCACCCATCGCCATCACGGCCAGCAGCAGCTTGACGAAGAATCGCCCCCAGCCCGGCTGGGGCTGGTAATGCCCGCCCTTGCGCAACTGCCAGAACAACAGCCCGGCATTCAGGCAGGCGCCCAGCCCGATGGCCAGCGCCAGACCGGCATGGGCCAATGGGATGATCAGCAACAGGTTCAACGCCTGCGTCACCAGCAGCGTCACCAGTGCGATCTTCACCGGCGTGCGTATGTCCTGGCGCGCGTAGAAGCCCGGCGCCAGGATCTTCACCAGGATGATCCCCAGCAACCCCACGGAGTAGGCAATCAGCGCCTGCTGGGTCATCAGCGCATCGTGGGCGGTGAACTTGCCGTACTGGAACAGCGCCACCGTCAACGGCTCGGCCAGCACCGCCAGCGCCACGGCACTGGGCAGCACCAACAGGAAGCACAGGCGCAGCCCCCAGTCGAGCAGCCGCGAATACTCGGTGTGGTCCGCCAGTGCATGGGTGCGCGACAGCGCCGGCAGCAGGATGGTCCCCAGCGCGACGCCCAGCACCCCTGACGGCAGTTCCATCAGGCGGTCGGCGTAGTACATCCAGGACACAGAGCCGGCGACCAGGAACGAGGCGAAGATGGTGTTGATGATCAGCGAAATCTGACTGACCGACACACCGAAGATCGCCGGCGCCATGAGCTTGAGTACCCGCCAGACGCCCGTATCGCGCCAGTTCAGGCGCGGCAGCACGAGCATGCCGATCTTCTTCAGGTGCGGCAGTTGCCAGCACAGTTGCAGCACGCCGCCCATCAGCACCGCCCAACCCAGCGCCATGATCGGCGGGTCGAAGTACGGCGCCAGGAACAGCGCGAAGACGATCATGCTGATGTTCAGCAAGGTCGGCACGAAGGCCGGCACCGAGAAACGGTTCCAGGTATTGAGCACCGCCCCGCTCAGCGAAGACAGCGAGATCAGCAGGATGTAGGGAAAGGTCACCCGCAGCAGATCGACAGTCAGCTCGAAACGCTCGACTTCGTCAGCGAAGCCCGGCGCGGAAATCCAGACGATCCAGGGCGCCGCCAGGATACCGATCAGTGTGACCAGCGCCAGCACCAGGGTCAGCAAACCACTGACATAGGCCAGGAACGTGCGTGTCGCCTCCTCCCCCTGCTGCGCCTTGTACTCGGCCAGGATCGGCACGAACGCCTGGGAAAATGCGCCCTCGGCAAAGATACGCCGCAACAGGTTGGGCAATTTGAAGGCGACCACGAAGGCGTCGGACGCAACGCCCGCGCCGAAGATGCGGGCGATGATGGTATCGCGGACGAACCCCAGTACACGGGACAACATCGTCAGCGAGCTGACAGCAGCCAGCGACTTGAGCAGATTCATTGAATACCTATGCCGGCCTTGTGCCGGCGCAGAGTGTAATACAAGCCTCGAGGCGCGGACCGGACTCAGCTTTGGCAGCGTGGGCAATAGACGCTGGAGCGCTGCCCCAGTCGGACTTCGCGCAGGGTACTGCCACAGCACTTGCAGGGTTGCCCGCCACGGCCGTAGACGAACAGTTCCTGCTGGAAGTAGCCAGGCTTGCCATCGCCACCAACGAAATCGCGCAGGGTGGTGCCGCCACGCTCGATAGCATGCGCCAGCACGCGCTTGATCTCGGCGCCGAGCTTCAGGTAGCGCGCCCGCGAAACCGTACCGGCAGCGCGATTGGGGTCGATACCGGCGGCGAACAGCGCCTCGCTCGCATAGATATTGCCCACGCCGACCACCACTGCGTTGTCCATGATGAACGGCTTGATCGCCATGCTGCGCCCACGGGACGCCTGGAACAGCCGGTCGCCGTCGAAGGCATCGCTCAGCGGTTCCGGACCGAGCCGCACCAGCAGTTCATGATGGGCCGGATCGAGGCTCCAGAGCAGCGCGCCGAAGCGCCGTGGGTCGGTGTAGCGCAGCGCCAGGCCGGACTCCAGCAACAGATCGACATGCTCATGCCGCGCTGGCGGCAGGTCACCCGGCACCAGCCGAAGGCTGCCGGACATCCCCAGGTGTGCGATCAGCGTACCGGCCTCGGCACCGATCAACAGGTACTTGGCGCGCCGCTCGACACGTTCGATCCGCTGGCCGGACAAGCGCACATCCAGGTCTTCGGGAATCGGCCAGCGCAGACGCCGCTCGCGCACGATGACACGCTCGACGCGCTGGCCGACCAGATGCGGCTCGATACCGCGGCGGGTGGTTTCGACTTCCGGGAGTTCCGGCATGGCTAGGTTCTACTCCAGGCTCAGAGGTCTTCGAATTCCACGCTTTCCCCACCCTGTTCGAGGGTGGCGCGGCTCAACAGGTCACCCAGGCGCTCGCCGCTGGTATCGCAGACCCAGGCCTGCTCGGACTCGTCGTAGTCGAAGTGAAAGCCGCCTGAACGGGCCGCCACCCACAACTGCAACAGCGGCGCCTGGCGGCTGAGGATCAGTTGGCTGCCGTTATCGAAGCGCACGGTCAGTACGCCGCCGGAGTTTTCCAGATCGACATCCAATCCGCTGTCGTCGAACGCATCCTCGACGGCTTCCTGTGCGGCATCGATCAGGTCGTGGAAACGGGCTTCGCTGAGACTCATGGCATTCCTCGGTAAAAGACAGGCGGACGGCTGGCGAGCTTAGGGAGTGTCCGGCCCGACCGCAACCGCCCCGCCCGGCGAAAACGCCACGCGGCTCCGGCGACGCCGATCAGGCAACACCCAGCTCGCGAATATTCTCGCGCAGCAACTGGAAGTCGTACTCGGTCAACCCGACGTAATCCAGCACCAGAGCCTCGATGGCCAGCCACTCATGGTCTTCCTTCTGATTGCCCAGCACCCGGTAGCACTTGCAGATGTGCTCGGCCATTTTCAGGATCGCCAGCAGGTTCTTGAGCTGCGCATCGCGCGCGCTTTCGTCCTGGAAGATCGACAGCGCGTTGTGGTGGTTGGCGATGGCCTCGCACAGATGGCGCGGCAGATTCCACGACTTGGCGGTGAAATAGCCCACCACCGCATGGTTGGTGTTGAGCAGCCGGTTTTCCGTATCGACGATGCGCACACCTTCGTCGGCGCAGGCATAGGACTCCTCCAGCACCTCCATATAGTTCGGAAAACGCTTGAGCATCAGTGGGATGCCGCAGTTGTGGAACAGCCCCAGGGTATAGGCCTCGTCCACCCCTTCGCAGCCGATACGCCGGGCCAGTGTCAGGCAAGTCATGGCGACATCCTGCGCGGTGTCCCAGAAGCGGTTGAGGGTGACGATGGTGCTGTCGCTCATTTCGCTTCTGATCGACAGCGCGTTGATCATGTTGATCACCGAGTCGCTGCCCAGCAGGTTGACGGCCCGCTGGATCGAACCGACCTTGTTGGCCAGGCCGAAATAGGGCGAGTTGACGATCTTCAGCAGCGCGCCGGAGAGCCCTGGGTCCTGGCTGATCAGGCGGGCGATGTTCCTCAGGTCCGGGCTGGGCATGACCTGCTCCATCTGCAGGTCGACCATTATCTGTGGTTGCGGCGGTACGCTGATGCCCTGCAGGACTTTCTGGATCTGCTCGGCAGTGAGCTCGTTGGGCATGGAAGGCTCTCGGGTGAATGGCAGGGCATTTTGCAGGCGTGCACTTTGCGCGACTCCCATGGCCCATTTCAAGCACCGCTTCACTTGTCATGAACCTATAAACGAGAATTGATAATGATTCTATATTTGAGCTAGCATCGCCCGCCGCCGGACCTCCCCAGCCAGACGCCATCCGTGGACGAGCAAGCCCAGAAACTTCAACTCTATCTGACGCACCGTGCCGCGCTGGTGGACTACGCCACGCCCATCACGGGCTGCCGCGCGCAGGCCGAAGAGGTGGTGCAGGAAGCCTGGCTGCGCTTCAGCCAGGCCAGCCACGAACCCCTGAATCAGCCACAGGCCTACTTGTACCGTATCGTCCGCAACCTGGCGCTGGACCAGCTTCGCCAGACGAACAAGACGCCAGGAACCGACGACCCGCAGGCGACCATCGTGGGCCTGGTCGCCAGCACACCCTCCCCGGAACAGCAGGTCTGCCAGCAGGACGAACTGCGCCTGATCGCCGAAGCACTGGAAAGGCTGCCGATGCGCACCCGCATCGCGTTCGAGATGCATCGCCTGGGCGGGCACACCTTGCAGCAGATCGCCGCCCACCTGGATATTTCCGTCGGCCTGGCCCACCAACTGGTGCACAGCGCCCTCGCGCACTGCGCAGCCTGCCTGGATGACGAGGTGGAGTGATGTACCATTGTCGCCCTGTGAACGAGATACCCCATCCACCCTGCGCCGACAGACATGCCGATGAATGACCCCCTGACCGACAGCGCGCTCGACTGGTTGCTGCGCCTGCAGGCCGCACCGGCGGACCAACGCCTGCGCACGGAGTGCGAGGCGTGGCAGCAAGCCGCGCCGGAGCATGCCCGGGCCTGGCGCAAGGCGCAGCGGGTCTGGGCCTTGAGTGGCGCACTGCCGGCGACGACCGCCACGCACTGGCCGTCGCCCACGACGACAACCGCCCCTCGGCGCCAGAACCGCTGGCGCCGGCCGCTGGCGCTGGCCGCTTGCCTGCTGCTGGCCGGCATCATTTTCCTGCTGCGCCCACAGGCGGACATTCAAGCCCCGTCTGGCCCGGCCCGGCATATGGCGCTGGAAGACGGCAGCCAGCTGTGGCTGAGAGGTGGCGCGGCCGTCGAACTGTATTTCGACGAACAGCAACGACGTCTCGAACTGCTGCGCGGCGATGCGTTCTTCGAAGTGAAGAAGGACACCCGCAGCTTCACCGTGCTGGCCGCCGGGCAGCAGGTGACGGTGACCGGTACAGGCTTCTCCGTCGGCCTCGGGCCGCACTACCTGGAAGTCGCCGTGGCCCACGGCTCGGTACGCGTGGACAGCCAGGCCGGCACTGCCGGGCTGGGCAAGGGTCAACGCTGGCGGCTCGACCGCCAGAGCGGCCTGGCCCAGCTCGACACCCTCCCCCCGACGCAGATCGCCGCCTGGCGCAACGACCAGTTGATCGCCCGGGACCAGAGCATCGAGGAGTTGCTGG is part of the Pseudomonas sp. ABC1 genome and encodes:
- the murJ gene encoding murein biosynthesis integral membrane protein MurJ is translated as MNLLKSLAAVSSLTMLSRVLGFVRDTIIARIFGAGVASDAFVVAFKLPNLLRRIFAEGAFSQAFVPILAEYKAQQGEEATRTFLAYVSGLLTLVLALVTLIGILAAPWIVWISAPGFADEVERFELTVDLLRVTFPYILLISLSSLSGAVLNTWNRFSVPAFVPTLLNISMIVFALFLAPYFDPPIMALGWAVLMGGVLQLCWQLPHLKKIGMLVLPRLNWRDTGVWRVLKLMAPAIFGVSVSQISLIINTIFASFLVAGSVSWMYYADRLMELPSGVLGVALGTILLPALSRTHALADHTEYSRLLDWGLRLCFLLVLPSAVALAVLAEPLTVALFQYGKFTAHDALMTQQALIAYSVGLLGIILVKILAPGFYARQDIRTPVKIALVTLLVTQALNLLLIIPLAHAGLALAIGLGACLNAGLLFWQLRKGGHYQPQPGWGRFFVKLLLAVMAMGGALLLALHYMPAWGEDGMLLRLLRLGGLVLLGLAAYFGSLALLGFRPRDFARRSV
- the mutM gene encoding bifunctional DNA-formamidopyrimidine glycosylase/DNA-(apurinic or apyrimidinic site) lyase, whose product is MPELPEVETTRRGIEPHLVGQRVERVIVRERRLRWPIPEDLDVRLSGQRIERVERRAKYLLIGAEAGTLIAHLGMSGSLRLVPGDLPPARHEHVDLLLESGLALRYTDPRRFGALLWSLDPAHHELLVRLGPEPLSDAFDGDRLFQASRGRSMAIKPFIMDNAVVVGVGNIYASEALFAAGIDPNRAAGTVSRARYLKLGAEIKRVLAHAIERGGTTLRDFVGGDGKPGYFQQELFVYGRGGQPCKCCGSTLREVRLGQRSSVYCPRCQS
- the cyaY gene encoding iron donor protein CyaY, translated to MSLSEARFHDLIDAAQEAVEDAFDDSGLDVDLENSGGVLTVRFDNGSQLILSRQAPLLQLWVAARSGGFHFDYDESEQAWVCDTSGERLGDLLSRATLEQGGESVEFEDL
- a CDS encoding HDOD domain-containing protein, with the protein product MPNELTAEQIQKVLQGISVPPQPQIMVDLQMEQVMPSPDLRNIARLISQDPGLSGALLKIVNSPYFGLANKVGSIQRAVNLLGSDSVINMINALSIRSEMSDSTIVTLNRFWDTAQDVAMTCLTLARRIGCEGVDEAYTLGLFHNCGIPLMLKRFPNYMEVLEESYACADEGVRIVDTENRLLNTNHAVVGYFTAKSWNLPRHLCEAIANHHNALSIFQDESARDAQLKNLLAILKMAEHICKCYRVLGNQKEDHEWLAIEALVLDYVGLTEYDFQLLRENIRELGVA
- a CDS encoding sigma-70 family RNA polymerase sigma factor, whose product is MDEQAQKLQLYLTHRAALVDYATPITGCRAQAEEVVQEAWLRFSQASHEPLNQPQAYLYRIVRNLALDQLRQTNKTPGTDDPQATIVGLVASTPSPEQQVCQQDELRLIAEALERLPMRTRIAFEMHRLGGHTLQQIAAHLDISVGLAHQLVHSALAHCAACLDDEVE
- a CDS encoding FecR domain-containing protein, with translation MNDPLTDSALDWLLRLQAAPADQRLRTECEAWQQAAPEHARAWRKAQRVWALSGALPATTATHWPSPTTTTAPRRQNRWRRPLALAACLLLAGIIFLLRPQADIQAPSGPARHMALEDGSQLWLRGGAAVELYFDEQQRRLELLRGDAFFEVKKDTRSFTVLAAGQQVTVTGTGFSVGLGPHYLEVAVAHGSVRVDSQAGTAGLGKGQRWRLDRQSGLAQLDTLPPTQIAAWRNDQLIARDQSIEELLEQVRQHYPGWIILRAPELANRRVTGLYDLSDPRTALQALVTPHGGTVHNWSPYVLVIDQK